A single Lolium perenne isolate Kyuss_39 chromosome 6, Kyuss_2.0, whole genome shotgun sequence DNA region contains:
- the LOC127305365 gene encoding GDSL esterase/lipase At5g33370, producing the protein MASSSWLPVVVCALLMMQAVPAARAARAFFVFGDSLVDNGNNNYLVTTARANSWPYGIDTPDHRATGRFSNGKNVPDLISESLGSEPVLPYLSPELHGDKLLVGANFASAGIGILNDTGIQFANIIRISKQLTYFQQYQHRLAKLIGPDQAARVVAGALTLITLGGNDFVNNYYLIPYSVRSREFSLPDYIKYILSEYKQVLRRIHGLGARRILVTGVGPIGCVPAELALHSLDGRCDPELQRASEAYNPQLEVMLAELNAEVGNGAGGNGPVYVGVNTRRMHADFIDDPRAHGFVTASVACCGQGPYNGIGICTMVSSLCADRDQYVFWDAFHPTERANRLIAQQYVSGTTDYISPMNLSTIIKLDRHLHD; encoded by the exons ATGGCGTCTTCCTCCTGGCTCCCCGTGGTGGTCTGCGCGCTGCTGATGATGCAGGCGGTGCCGGCTGCGCGCGCCGCCCGCGCCTTCTTCGTGTTCGGCGACTCGCTAGTGGACAACGGCAACAACAACTACCTGGTCACGACGGCGCGCGCCAACTCGTGGCCGTACGGCATCGACACTCCCGATCACCGCGCCACGGGACGCTTCTCCAACGGCAAGAACGTGCCTGACCTCATCA GCGAGTCCCTGGGGTCTGAGCCGGTGCTGCCGTACCTGAGCCCGGAGCTACACGGTGACAAGCTGCTGGTCGGCGCCAACTTCGCCTCCGCCGGCATCGGGATCCTCAACGACACTGGCATCCAATTC GCGAACATCATCCGGATCTCGAAGCAGCTGACCTACTTCCAGCAGTACCAGCACCGCCTCGCCAAGCTCATCGGCCCCGACCAGGCGGCGCGCGTCGTGGCCGGCGCTCTGACGCTCATCACCCTGGGCGGCAACGACTTCGTGAACAACTACTACCTTATCCCCTACTCGGTCCGCTCCCGGGAGTTCTCCCTCCCGGACTACATCAAGTACATCCTGTCCGAGTACAAGCAGGTGCTCCGTCGCATCCACGGCCTGGGCGCGCGCCGCATCCTGGTCACCGGCGTCGGCCCCATCGGCTGCGTGCCCGCGGAGCTGGCGCTCCACAGCCTCGACGGCCGCTGCGACCCGGAGCTGCAGCGCGCGTCCGAGGCCTACAACCCGCAGCTCGAGGTGATGCTCGCCGAGCTCAACGCCGAGGTCGGCAACGGCGCCGGGGGCAACGGGCCGGTGTACGTCGGGGTGAACACCAGGCGGATGCACGCCGACTTCATCGACGACCCGCGCGCGCACGGCTTCGTCACGGCCAGCGTGGCTTGCTGCGGGCAGGGACCCTACAACGGGATCGGGATCTGCACCATGGTGTCGAGCTTGTGCGCCGACAGGGACCAGTACGTGTTCTGGGACGCCTTCCACCCCACGGAGCGCGCCAACAGGCTCATCGCGCAGCAGTACGTCTCCGGCACCACCGACTACATCTCACCCATGAACCTCTCCACCATCATCAAGCTCGACCGCCACCTCCACGACTGA